A single genomic interval of Thermodesulfobacteriota bacterium harbors:
- a CDS encoding 23S rRNA (pseudouridine(1915)-N(3))-methyltransferase RlmH, giving the protein MKIVFLCVGGIKKGYIARGVEEYLKRIGRYSPVEVIEVKEGPAPKGAPRVDVLKREAERIVKKLGKRDFIVALSDTGRVFDSKGFSGFFERILSGGKQRICFIVGGAYGLHPTVVEGADANLSLSAMTMPHELARLVLFEQVYRAFTIMKGEPYSH; this is encoded by the coding sequence TTGAAGATAGTCTTCCTCTGCGTCGGGGGCATTAAAAAAGGGTATATAGCCCGGGGGGTAGAGGAGTACCTGAAGAGGATAGGAAGGTACTCCCCGGTGGAGGTTATCGAGGTAAAGGAGGGGCCGGCGCCTAAGGGGGCTCCCAGGGTCGACGTCCTCAAGAGAGAGGCCGAGAGGATAGTCAAAAAGCTCGGGAAGCGCGACTTCATCGTGGCCCTTTCGGACACCGGCAGGGTCTTCGACTCGAAAGGCTTTTCCGGTTTTTTTGAGAGGATACTCTCCGGCGGGAAGCAGCGGATATGCTTTATCGTAGGAGGGGCCTACGGCCTCCACCCGACGGTCGTGGAGGGGGCGGACGCCAATCTCTCCCTCTCGGCCATGACCATGCCGCACGAACTGGCGAGGCTGGTCCTCTTCGAGCAGGTCTACAGGGCCTTTACCATCATGAAGGGGGAGCCGTACTCGCACTGA
- a CDS encoding tetratricopeptide repeat protein, whose amino-acid sequence MYSKLVLFFLIIVVGGFFYLHTINPAEVNFVIAKDRAYVFPVTVVVFAGFFLGAALVFLLSLFVDARRAIADMRLSREKKQRDRTEKDYRDGVAAILKGSPAKAVSLLEKAFAQDKKNIDIPFRLAEAYLEDGKPQEAMRLLEGLLLKNSGNIEVLSAIADYAGKIGDTFKAEETLKEIVALDPGNPHALGSLRDMMVENGEWQRAADYQKTLVSRLSDGEERAAGNKILSGLTYESAAATIKNGEAGEAEKLDEALGKAKGLVKSDESFVPGHILLGDIQLRKGRASDARKTWERAYGSRPDPALFLRIEELYLKESRPQEIIEKYRAAVSERPGDTDLRLLAARLYLRLEMVDDAIEELERLGQEGEDGFYREVLLGEAYLRRDQGGKAANIFRKALGKTRPALDKELAPPFICSGCKHGTLDWQARCRVCGDWNTLVMSRDTSVNSEKETVAG is encoded by the coding sequence ATGTATTCCAAACTTGTACTCTTTTTCCTCATAATCGTCGTTGGGGGTTTCTTCTACCTCCATACGATTAATCCCGCGGAGGTGAACTTCGTCATCGCGAAGGACCGGGCCTACGTATTCCCGGTTACCGTGGTCGTGTTCGCGGGGTTTTTCCTGGGCGCCGCGCTCGTCTTCCTGCTCTCTCTCTTCGTCGACGCCAGGAGGGCCATAGCGGACATGAGGCTCAGCCGGGAGAAGAAGCAGAGGGACAGGACGGAGAAGGACTACCGCGACGGTGTGGCGGCGATACTCAAGGGCAGCCCCGCAAAGGCGGTAAGCCTCCTCGAAAAGGCGTTCGCGCAGGATAAGAAGAACATCGACATACCCTTCCGCCTCGCCGAGGCGTACCTGGAGGACGGAAAACCCCAGGAGGCCATGAGGCTCCTCGAGGGATTGCTCCTGAAGAACTCCGGGAACATCGAGGTGCTCTCGGCCATTGCGGACTATGCCGGGAAGATAGGCGACACGTTCAAGGCGGAGGAGACCCTTAAAGAGATAGTCGCGCTCGACCCCGGTAACCCGCACGCTCTCGGGAGCCTCAGGGACATGATGGTGGAGAACGGGGAGTGGCAGAGGGCCGCGGACTACCAGAAAACTCTCGTCAGCCGCCTCTCCGACGGGGAGGAGCGCGCCGCCGGGAATAAGATACTTTCCGGGCTTACCTACGAGAGCGCGGCCGCGACCATTAAAAATGGCGAGGCCGGGGAGGCCGAAAAACTCGACGAGGCGCTCGGCAAGGCGAAGGGGCTGGTGAAGTCCGACGAATCCTTCGTGCCGGGCCATATCCTTCTCGGCGACATACAACTCAGGAAGGGACGCGCCTCGGACGCAAGGAAGACATGGGAGAGGGCGTACGGCAGCCGCCCCGACCCCGCACTTTTCTTAAGGATCGAGGAGCTCTACTTGAAGGAGTCCAGGCCGCAGGAGATAATAGAGAAGTACAGGGCGGCCGTCAGCGAAAGGCCCGGGGATACCGATCTGAGGCTGCTCGCGGCGAGGCTTTACCTGAGGCTCGAAATGGTGGACGACGCCATCGAGGAACTCGAAAGGCTCGGCCAGGAAGGGGAGGACGGTTTTTACCGGGAGGTACTCCTCGGCGAGGCCTACTTAAGGCGCGACCAGGGCGGCAAGGCGGCTAATATCTTCCGGAAGGCGCTCGGGAAGACCCGGCCGGCCCTCGATAAGGAACTGGCCCCGCCGTTTATCTGCTCCGGGTGCAAGCACGGCACGCTCGACTGGCAGGCAAGATGCCGCGTCTGCGGCGACTGGAATACGCTCGTCATGAGTAGAGACACATCCGTCAACTCCGAAAAAGAAACAGTCGCGGGATAA